In Polynucleobacter sp. AP-Ainpum-60-G11, one DNA window encodes the following:
- the pagP gene encoding lipid IV(A) palmitoyltransferase PagP: MYRRFIALLLLCMPFAALRAENLSDWLQTTTTYLESIWDKGGNELYIPLYTYHMPYAYSQDKINQYTEYPMGIGFGRGLMNESGNWEGIYGMTFKDSHGIYQYMVGYGWIPMWNIGDSPDWKYGVGATAFIMSRQDIMNYTPFPGLLPIASISYKDLSIQTAYVPGGQNVGNVLFTWAKYNLP; the protein is encoded by the coding sequence ATGTACCGTAGATTTATTGCCCTTTTACTGCTTTGTATGCCATTTGCTGCATTGCGCGCTGAAAACCTCTCCGATTGGCTTCAGACCACAACTACATACCTTGAGTCTATTTGGGATAAAGGCGGCAATGAGCTCTATATTCCCCTCTACACCTATCACATGCCTTATGCGTACTCTCAAGACAAGATCAACCAATACACCGAATATCCAATGGGCATTGGATTCGGCAGGGGTCTGATGAATGAGAGTGGCAATTGGGAGGGCATTTATGGAATGACCTTCAAAGACTCACATGGAATTTATCAATACATGGTGGGCTACGGATGGATACCTATGTGGAACATTGGCGATAGTCCTGACTGGAAGTATGGTGTTGGAGCGACCGCTTTCATCATGTCTCGCCAAGACATCATGAACTACACCCCCTTTCCAGGCCTACTCCCTATTGCCTCGATCAGCTACAAAGATCTAAGTATTCAAACTGCTTATGTACCTGGTGGACAAAACGTCGGGAACGTCTTGTTTACCTGGGCTAAATACAATTTGCCTTAA
- a CDS encoding phasin family protein — protein sequence MFKNQFAENQAKSVESARALGQTALENAQELAEINYQAAQQAVANAQAKAAELLKGKDAKAALDLLQSPEVQEAVAEVAAYQKKVAAVLRRGNQELVEAVEAAIDQSQDDLKSFVATATSKAPAGTEAYVSAFTSAFNTAMQNFDQVRSTTQDAFANFEKSVETAMKTAEGQFGQAPKAAKSRAK from the coding sequence ATGTTCAAAAATCAATTTGCAGAAAATCAAGCTAAATCCGTAGAAAGCGCCCGCGCATTGGGTCAAACCGCCCTTGAGAATGCTCAAGAATTGGCAGAGATCAACTACCAGGCCGCACAACAAGCGGTAGCAAATGCGCAAGCTAAAGCCGCCGAGCTATTGAAGGGCAAAGATGCCAAAGCGGCATTAGATCTGCTGCAAAGCCCAGAAGTGCAAGAGGCAGTTGCTGAAGTTGCCGCTTATCAGAAAAAAGTAGCTGCAGTGCTGCGTCGCGGCAACCAAGAATTAGTTGAGGCTGTTGAGGCTGCTATTGATCAATCACAGGATGACCTCAAGAGCTTTGTAGCTACCGCTACTTCAAAGGCGCCTGCAGGTACAGAGGCATATGTAAGTGCATTTACATCTGCGTTCAATACAGCAATGCAAAACTTTGACCAAGTACGCTCAACAACTCAAGATGCCTTTGCAAACTTTGAGAAAAGTGTTGAAACTGCAATGAAGACTGCAGAGGGTCAATTTGGCCAGGCTCCTAAAGCAGCAAAAAGCCGCGCCAAGTAA
- a CDS encoding SRPBCC family protein has translation MKRLPYFLLISLFGIAFAQEASNTYDLRVAVTRAGDRFQVNASYEVPITVCEAFTFITDYEGAKSLPGIVDSKVISRSGNKVKVARLLEEKILFIPFEMRSELEYTEIPNKTLLFEQISGETKHYKGSWRLVPEKDFTIFKYDAQVEPNSLVPSAVIEFFIKNIVRRQFESMAELAALKRSTSTKACR, from the coding sequence ATGAAGCGGCTCCCCTACTTTCTTCTCATTAGCTTATTTGGTATTGCCTTTGCGCAAGAGGCATCGAATACTTATGACTTAAGGGTTGCCGTCACGCGTGCCGGTGACCGCTTCCAAGTAAATGCAAGCTATGAGGTGCCGATTACTGTATGCGAAGCTTTTACATTTATTACTGACTATGAGGGTGCTAAAAGTTTGCCCGGTATAGTGGATTCAAAAGTGATTTCTAGATCGGGAAATAAAGTGAAGGTTGCGCGCTTGCTCGAAGAGAAAATTCTCTTTATTCCTTTTGAGATGCGCTCTGAGTTGGAGTACACGGAAATCCCCAATAAAACTTTGCTCTTTGAGCAGATAAGTGGGGAAACTAAGCATTACAAAGGGAGCTGGCGACTCGTACCCGAAAAAGATTTCACAATATTTAAATACGATGCACAAGTTGAGCCAAACTCTCTAGTGCCATCAGCAGTAATTGAGTTTTTTATCAAAAATATTGTGCGCCGACAGTTTGAATCAATGGCAGAGCTGGCGGCACTTAAGAGGTCAACTTCGACAAAGGCGTGTAGATAG
- a CDS encoding BLUF domain-containing protein, with translation MSQSQLISISYISKATQDMGVLALMRLTDQAAQLNQKLGLSGVLFYENQHFGQILEGPRAEAIKIWEKIQRDPRHHQVRLLKMEEIAERSFPAWSMRFFLAKEIIAKMPNLTGVLDGLPEHDVELLRLMRSAAE, from the coding sequence GTCCCAATTAATTTCTATAAGCTATATCAGCAAAGCAACACAGGATATGGGCGTCTTGGCATTGATGCGTCTTACAGACCAAGCCGCACAATTGAATCAAAAGCTAGGCCTATCGGGTGTGCTTTTTTATGAGAATCAACATTTTGGCCAAATATTAGAGGGCCCTCGCGCAGAGGCTATAAAAATCTGGGAAAAAATTCAGCGGGACCCACGCCACCACCAAGTGCGCCTGTTGAAGATGGAAGAAATTGCAGAAAGAAGTTTTCCCGCCTGGTCAATGCGCTTCTTCTTAGCAAAAGAAATTATTGCAAAGATGCCAAACCTCACTGGCGTCTTGGATGGCCTACCGGAGCATGATGTTGAGCTCCTAAGGCTAATGCGTTCAGCGGCAGAGTAA
- a CDS encoding peroxiredoxin, whose translation MTNLNQLPTDLPIPQDDGAADHLVGMHLPAISLATTTASRFNLGESKGRLVIYCYPMTGQPNVALPEGWDQIPGARGCTPQSCSFRDHYQELRALGAEVVGLSVQSTEYQQEMADRLHLPFPVLSDVDYQLQQALRLPTFVAAGMTLLKRVTLIVNNGVIEAVHYPIFPSDSDPAWVMNYLKNNPA comes from the coding sequence ATGACCAATCTCAATCAATTACCAACCGATCTCCCGATTCCTCAGGATGATGGGGCCGCTGACCATTTAGTGGGTATGCACTTGCCCGCCATTTCCTTAGCCACGACTACCGCTAGCCGCTTCAATCTTGGCGAGAGTAAAGGCCGCTTAGTGATTTACTGCTATCCCATGACGGGCCAGCCTAATGTTGCACTACCAGAAGGTTGGGATCAGATACCGGGCGCAAGAGGGTGCACTCCACAAAGCTGTTCCTTTAGAGACCACTATCAAGAGCTGCGCGCGTTGGGTGCGGAGGTAGTGGGCTTGAGTGTGCAATCTACGGAATACCAACAAGAGATGGCAGATCGCTTGCACCTGCCATTTCCGGTGTTGAGCGACGTGGATTATCAGCTTCAGCAAGCTTTGCGCTTGCCAACTTTTGTTGCTGCTGGAATGACTCTATTAAAACGCGTCACTCTCATTGTGAATAATGGTGTGATCGAGGCTGTGCATTACCCGATTTTTCCAAGCGATAGTGATCCAGCTTGGGTGATGAACTATCTAAAAAATAATCCTGCCTAA
- the panD gene encoding aspartate 1-decarboxylase, whose product MNRIMLLGKIHRATVTEADLHYEGSCGIDEDLLDAADMREFEKIELYNINNGERFSTYIIKAKRGSGIISLNGAAARKAHVGDHLIICTYGQVSNDAVAKHVPKIVLLGEGNTIKEIKKVN is encoded by the coding sequence ATGAATCGCATTATGTTGTTGGGAAAAATTCACAGAGCAACCGTTACGGAGGCGGATTTGCATTACGAAGGCTCTTGTGGAATCGATGAAGACTTACTCGATGCTGCTGATATGCGCGAGTTTGAAAAGATCGAGCTCTACAACATTAATAACGGCGAGCGTTTCTCAACTTACATCATTAAGGCAAAGCGTGGCTCCGGAATCATTTCTCTAAATGGCGCTGCTGCACGTAAAGCACATGTTGGCGACCATCTAATTATTTGTACATATGGACAGGTTAGCAACGATGCAGTTGCAAAGCATGTGCCTAAGATCGTATTGTTGGGTGAAGGCAATACCATTAAAGAAATTAAAAAGGTCAATTAA